A window of the Henckelia pumila isolate YLH828 chromosome 3, ASM3356847v2, whole genome shotgun sequence genome harbors these coding sequences:
- the LOC140892286 gene encoding OVARIAN TUMOR DOMAIN-containing deubiquitinating enzyme 3 has protein sequence MAGSSSNDEILQQLRLGIIDFEISSSPVPSVSTHFPRSSRAFGPFTDANPRFFARIGNSAGSGSPALKKVERYTVRRVTGDGRCLFRALVKGMALNKGAPLSSQEERENADDLRMAVREIICDNGNERHQYEEALIAITVEEPLRRYCQRIRRPDFWGGEAELLVLSKLCCQHIVVYIPEHEHGSGGSGFIPIQEYGAEFHKNLKNKKAVRLLYSGKNHYDLLV, from the exons ATGGCAGGAAGTTCCTCAAACG ATGAAATTCTCCAGCAACTCAGGCTCGGAATTATCGACTTTGAAATCTCGTCTTCTCCTGTTCCTTCTGTTTCCACTCACTTCCCTCGAAGCTCGCGCGCATTCGGGCCCTTCACTGACGCCAATCCTCGGTTCTTTGCCAGGATTGGAAACTCAGC TGGTTCGGGCTCGCCGGCGTTGAAAAAAGTGGAGCGTTATACTGTTCGGAGAGTTACTGGGGATGGACGCTGCCTGTTTCGTGCCCTG GTAAAAGGAATGGCTCTCAACAAAGGTGCGCCACTTAGCTCCCAAGAAGAGAGGGAAAATGCAG ATGATTTACGGATGGCTGTCAGAGAGATCATCTGTGACAATGGCAACGAACGGCATCAGTATGAAGAGGCATTGATTGCAATAACTGTTGAGGAACCTTTGAGACG TTACTGCCAACGTATTAGGAGGCCTGATTTTTGGGGTGGAGAGGCAGAACTTTTG GTACTGTCAAAGTTGTGCTGCCAGCATATAGTTGTGTACATACCGGAACACGAG CATGGCAGTGGGGGATCGGGCTTCATCCCTATTCAAGAATATGGAGCAGAGtttcataaaaatttaaaaaataaaaaggccGTGAGACTATTATATTCTGGTAAGAACCATTACGATCTACTTGTCTGA